Proteins encoded in a region of the uncultured Paludibaculum sp. genome:
- a CDS encoding citrate synthase — translation MPDTLTITDNRTGKTYEVPIEDGTIRSTDLRKIKTDVEDFGLMAYDPGFMNTAACKSRITFIDGDKGILRYRGYPIEQLAEQSDFLEVAYLLYFGELPTRSELDDFKRTVLSHTIIHEQTKKFIDGFRHDSHPMGAFLSTVAALSTFYREVKNIFDAQNRVVQFERMVAKMPTIAAFCHRHSIGMPFAYPDNDLSYAGNFLNMMFKGTETKFKPNPVLERAMDVLFILHADHEQNCSTTTMRGIGSSHCDPFTALAGAAAALYGPLHGGANEAVLKMLVEIGSKDRVPEFIRRVKAGEGQRLMGFGHRVYKNYDPRAKIIKKVAFEVFEVTGRNPLLDIALELERIALEDDYFVGRKLYPNVDFYSGLIYQAMGFPTEMFPVLFAIPRTPGWLSQWEEQILDPEQRIVRPRQIYLGSDARDYVPMAIREETTQSV, via the coding sequence ATGCCTGATACCCTCACAATCACTGATAACCGAACTGGAAAGACCTACGAAGTTCCGATCGAGGATGGAACCATCAGATCCACCGATCTCCGCAAGATCAAGACCGACGTGGAGGACTTCGGCCTGATGGCGTACGACCCCGGCTTCATGAACACCGCGGCCTGCAAGAGCCGGATCACGTTCATAGACGGCGATAAGGGCATATTGCGGTACCGGGGCTACCCCATCGAGCAACTTGCCGAGCAGAGCGACTTCCTCGAGGTGGCGTACCTTCTCTACTTCGGAGAACTCCCCACCCGCTCAGAGCTCGATGACTTCAAGCGAACGGTGCTGAGCCACACGATCATCCATGAGCAGACGAAGAAGTTCATTGACGGATTCCGCCATGACTCCCACCCAATGGGTGCCTTCCTCTCGACCGTGGCGGCTCTCTCCACCTTCTACCGCGAGGTGAAGAACATCTTCGACGCCCAGAACCGGGTAGTCCAGTTCGAACGTATGGTGGCTAAAATGCCCACCATCGCAGCATTTTGCCATCGCCACTCCATCGGCATGCCCTTCGCGTATCCCGACAACGACCTGAGCTACGCGGGCAACTTCCTGAACATGATGTTCAAGGGCACGGAGACCAAGTTCAAACCCAATCCGGTGCTGGAACGCGCCATGGACGTGCTCTTCATTCTACACGCCGACCACGAACAGAACTGCTCGACCACGACGATGCGCGGCATCGGTTCGAGCCACTGCGATCCCTTTACCGCGCTCGCCGGCGCCGCGGCCGCTCTCTATGGCCCACTGCATGGGGGCGCCAACGAAGCCGTGTTGAAGATGCTGGTCGAGATCGGATCCAAGGACCGTGTCCCGGAGTTCATCCGCCGTGTCAAGGCCGGAGAAGGCCAGCGCCTGATGGGCTTCGGCCACCGGGTGTACAAGAACTACGACCCCCGCGCCAAGATCATCAAAAAGGTGGCGTTTGAGGTCTTTGAAGTCACCGGCCGCAATCCGCTACTCGACATCGCCCTCGAACTCGAACGGATCGCCCTCGAAGACGACTACTTCGTCGGCCGCAAGCTCTATCCCAACGTCGACTTTTACTCTGGCCTGATCTACCAGGCGATGGGCTTCCCCACCGAGATGTTTCCTGTTCTCTTCGCCATCCCCCGCACTCCTGGCTGGCTGTCGCAGTGGGAAGAGCAGATTCTCGATCCGGAGCAGCGCATCGTCCGGCCGCGTCAGATTTACCTCGGATCCGACGCGCGCGACTACGTCCCCATGGCTATTCGCGAAGAAACCACGCAATCCGTTTAG
- a CDS encoding prolyl oligopeptidase family serine peptidase, with translation MAERFRSSAPRVFTIALFLTALAFAQGKRPILHKDFDAWRSISGQVLSHDGKYLAYAYMPQDGDGDVVVRELATGKEWRENVGALPPPAIVPVDVETPPPPRTVKILFTSDGQYLVAQTYPAKAATEQAKKARKKPEEMPKQGLLIVKLGSAAPAARVDNVKSFQVPSKGGPWVAYLKEVAATPAAAAKPTEQDSDDEDQGRSAGSRASASGKKEFGTDLVLRDLTKTESAERTFASVSEYTIARDGATLVYAVSSKKEEENGAYAVSTATNSAPAALASGKGKYSKLTWSREQDKLAFLFDTSAMLWDGSASKAVEVVAAQTAGLPDGMVVSEKGAVGFSRDGKRMYVPVAPPAKPEKSEPAPADERVVMDLWRWNDDLVQPMQKVRANQERNRTYRGVYDIAGKKYVQLATPSMQVVVPTDDGLGAVGLDDRPWRSRIDYDSSYQDVYFVDGASGQRTLLLRQLPGGGGPGGSVQIAPDGKHAFYYNTKAWHLMTLPDGASINATSSLGVAFFDEEDDTPNPPGSYGHSGWAKDSQSFFVNDRYDVWQMFVDGRPARNLTSGEGRKAKIQFRVQRVDAVDEEADRGLDSTKPFTFRAESEDTRDTGFYRVTGLGTPQRLLWGPKNYRFVTRAKEADAVLITAARFDEFPDLHWTNVNFTAPKKVTNGGAQMEPFLWGKGELLSFRNTDGVPLRAALYKPANFDPKKKYPMIVYIYEKLSQGVNTFVEPRPGHSINFSQYTSQGYVILTPDIVYTIGNPGHSALKCVLPAVQTVVDMGFIDEKKIGIQGHSWGGYQIAYMVTQTNRFRAAEAGAPVGNMTSAYSGIRWGSGQPRQFQYEKTQSRIGPSLYDNPLKYVENSPIFQVKRVETPLLILHDDNDDAVPWYQGIEFFLALRRTGKEAYLMNYNGELHGLRRRPDQKDYAIRMQQFFDHFLKDAPAPEWMEKGIPYVDREDEKERFEKATDQR, from the coding sequence ATGGCTGAACGTTTCAGGTCTTCCGCCCCTCGTGTATTCACAATAGCTCTTTTCCTGACAGCCTTGGCTTTCGCGCAGGGGAAGCGGCCCATCCTGCACAAGGATTTTGATGCCTGGCGATCGATCTCCGGGCAGGTGCTATCGCACGACGGCAAGTACCTGGCGTATGCCTACATGCCGCAGGATGGCGACGGAGATGTAGTCGTCCGCGAACTGGCCACCGGGAAGGAGTGGCGCGAGAACGTGGGCGCCTTGCCCCCGCCCGCCATCGTTCCTGTCGACGTCGAAACGCCGCCCCCACCGCGAACGGTCAAGATCCTGTTCACCAGCGACGGGCAGTATCTGGTGGCCCAGACCTACCCGGCGAAGGCTGCGACGGAGCAGGCCAAAAAGGCCCGCAAGAAGCCCGAAGAGATGCCCAAGCAGGGGTTACTCATCGTGAAACTCGGCAGTGCCGCACCGGCGGCGCGCGTCGACAATGTGAAGAGTTTCCAGGTGCCCTCGAAGGGTGGACCGTGGGTGGCTTACCTCAAGGAGGTGGCGGCCACGCCGGCTGCGGCCGCCAAGCCTACAGAGCAGGATAGCGACGATGAGGATCAGGGCCGCAGTGCTGGTTCCCGCGCATCAGCCAGCGGCAAGAAGGAATTCGGCACGGACCTGGTTTTACGTGATCTCACCAAGACCGAGAGCGCCGAGCGGACTTTTGCCAGCGTGTCCGAGTACACCATCGCGCGCGACGGGGCCACTCTCGTCTACGCCGTTTCTTCGAAGAAAGAAGAAGAGAACGGGGCCTACGCGGTGTCCACGGCCACCAACTCCGCGCCCGCGGCCCTGGCGTCCGGCAAGGGCAAATACTCCAAGCTCACCTGGAGCCGCGAGCAGGACAAGCTGGCGTTTCTGTTTGACACGAGCGCGATGCTGTGGGACGGCTCGGCCAGCAAGGCCGTCGAGGTGGTGGCTGCGCAGACGGCAGGACTGCCCGACGGGATGGTTGTGAGCGAGAAAGGGGCGGTGGGTTTCTCTCGCGATGGCAAACGGATGTATGTGCCTGTGGCGCCGCCCGCCAAGCCGGAGAAGTCCGAACCGGCTCCGGCCGACGAACGCGTCGTGATGGACCTGTGGCGCTGGAACGACGATCTCGTCCAGCCAATGCAGAAGGTGCGCGCGAACCAGGAGCGGAACCGGACGTATCGCGGCGTCTATGACATCGCCGGAAAGAAGTATGTCCAACTGGCTACTCCTTCGATGCAGGTCGTGGTTCCGACCGACGACGGCCTCGGCGCCGTGGGCCTCGACGACCGGCCCTGGCGCAGCAGGATCGATTATGACTCGTCATATCAGGACGTGTACTTCGTGGACGGAGCCAGCGGGCAGCGCACCCTGTTGCTACGACAATTGCCGGGCGGTGGCGGTCCGGGGGGTAGTGTGCAGATCGCGCCGGACGGCAAGCACGCGTTCTACTACAACACAAAGGCCTGGCACCTGATGACGCTGCCGGATGGTGCGTCGATCAACGCAACGTCCTCTCTGGGCGTGGCCTTCTTCGATGAGGAGGACGACACGCCGAATCCGCCGGGCTCGTATGGACATTCGGGTTGGGCGAAGGACAGCCAGAGCTTCTTCGTGAACGACCGCTACGACGTCTGGCAGATGTTCGTCGACGGCCGCCCGGCCCGCAACCTGACGTCCGGTGAGGGGCGGAAGGCGAAGATCCAGTTCCGCGTCCAGCGTGTCGACGCCGTCGATGAGGAGGCCGACCGTGGGTTGGACTCGACGAAGCCATTCACGTTCCGGGCCGAGAGCGAGGACACGCGCGACACCGGATTTTACCGCGTGACGGGTCTCGGCACGCCACAGCGGCTGTTGTGGGGCCCGAAGAACTACCGCTTCGTAACGCGTGCGAAGGAAGCTGACGCTGTCCTGATCACAGCCGCGCGCTTTGACGAGTTTCCTGACCTCCACTGGACCAACGTAAACTTCACCGCGCCAAAGAAAGTCACGAACGGCGGCGCGCAGATGGAGCCGTTTCTCTGGGGCAAGGGTGAGCTGCTCTCGTTTAGGAACACCGATGGGGTGCCGCTGCGAGCTGCACTCTACAAGCCGGCCAACTTCGACCCGAAAAAGAAGTACCCGATGATCGTGTACATCTACGAGAAGCTGTCCCAGGGTGTCAACACGTTCGTGGAGCCGCGGCCCGGCCACAGCATCAACTTCAGCCAGTACACGTCACAGGGCTATGTGATCCTGACGCCGGACATCGTGTACACCATCGGAAACCCCGGGCACAGCGCGCTCAAGTGCGTACTGCCGGCCGTGCAGACCGTGGTCGACATGGGCTTCATCGACGAGAAGAAGATCGGCATCCAGGGCCACAGTTGGGGCGGCTACCAGATCGCCTACATGGTCACGCAGACCAACCGGTTCCGCGCGGCCGAAGCCGGAGCCCCCGTGGGCAACATGACGTCGGCCTACAGCGGAATCCGCTGGGGCAGCGGTCAGCCCCGGCAGTTCCAATACGAGAAAACCCAGAGCCGCATCGGTCCGTCGCTCTACGACAATCCCCTGAAGTATGTGGAGAACTCGCCCATCTTCCAGGTGAAACGCGTGGAGACGCCGCTGCTGATTCTGCACGACGACAACGACGACGCCGTGCCGTGGTATCAGGGCATCGAGTTCTTCCTCGCTTTGCGACGCACCGGCAAGGAGGCGTATCTGATGAACTACAACGGCGAACTGCACGGCCTGCGCCGCCGGCCGGACCAGAAGGACTACGCGATCCGCATGCAGCAGTTCTTCGATCACTTCCTGAAGGATGCCCCGGCGCCCGAGTGGATGGAGAAGGGCATACCCTACGTCGACCGGGAAGACGAGAAAGAGCGCTTCGAGAAAGCGACGGATCAGCGCTGA
- a CDS encoding GNAT family N-acetyltransferase, with amino-acid sequence METERLLLLPWRFEDEPLFAPIATDPEVMRHLTGGVPWTSEQMQGFIAKQIALHDELGLCRWRLQRKDTGETIGFTGVGRLTDVEDLELGWWLGRAHWGQGYATEAGRAALRDAFERCGLTRVISITVPQNLPSQRVMRRLGLLPRGRMVYAGKEQVVFGTTRDEWRASPDSDGAGHAG; translated from the coding sequence ATGGAAACTGAACGTCTGCTCCTGCTGCCGTGGCGCTTTGAGGATGAGCCGCTGTTTGCGCCCATTGCCACCGATCCCGAGGTGATGCGGCACCTCACGGGTGGCGTGCCCTGGACCAGCGAGCAGATGCAGGGCTTCATCGCCAAGCAGATCGCTCTCCACGACGAACTGGGTCTGTGCCGCTGGCGGCTACAGCGCAAAGACACGGGCGAGACGATCGGGTTCACGGGCGTTGGCCGGCTGACGGACGTCGAGGACCTGGAACTCGGCTGGTGGCTGGGGCGGGCCCACTGGGGCCAGGGCTACGCCACTGAAGCCGGCCGCGCCGCTCTGCGCGATGCCTTTGAGCGATGCGGGCTTACCCGCGTCATCTCCATTACGGTGCCACAGAACCTTCCGTCGCAGCGCGTCATGCGGCGGCTTGGACTCCTGCCACGGGGCCGGATGGTGTACGCCGGCAAGGAACAGGTCGTGTTTGGGACGACGCGCGACGAGTGGCGCGCCAGCCCGGACTCAGACGGCGCGGGCCACGCTGGTTGA
- a CDS encoding sugar phosphate isomerase/epimerase family protein — translation MKFGINSLLWTAAFDLSHLPLLPQIKSWGFDGVEVARFAFEGFPARLIREAAHNEGLEVTFCSALTADLSLVSDDESIRGRARDFIKRGIEAAAEIGSPVFVGPYLAPVGQLPGRRRTEDEWKRGVDELRALAPTLRAHDVTLAVEPLNRFETYVLNTAADGARLCDDVHDPYIGILFDTFHSNIEDKHAGDAIRGLGQHIAHVHTCENDRGIPGTGNVEWTEVFAALRDTGYDDWCVIESFGSRVLEIAAAACIWRDLAPSVDAIAREGVTFLREAAGQAISTSVARAV, via the coding sequence ATGAAATTCGGCATCAATTCTCTCCTCTGGACCGCTGCATTCGATCTCAGCCACCTGCCACTACTCCCCCAGATCAAATCGTGGGGCTTTGACGGCGTGGAGGTGGCCCGCTTCGCCTTCGAAGGGTTCCCGGCGCGCCTCATTCGGGAGGCCGCGCACAATGAGGGGCTGGAGGTCACATTCTGCTCTGCCCTGACTGCTGATCTGAGCCTCGTGAGCGACGACGAGTCGATTCGTGGCCGCGCCCGTGACTTCATCAAACGCGGCATTGAGGCGGCCGCCGAGATCGGCTCGCCCGTTTTCGTCGGCCCCTACCTCGCACCTGTGGGGCAGCTACCCGGCCGCCGCCGTACTGAGGACGAATGGAAGCGCGGTGTCGACGAACTGCGCGCGCTCGCGCCAACACTGCGCGCTCATGATGTGACCCTTGCGGTGGAGCCGCTCAATCGTTTCGAAACCTACGTACTCAACACCGCGGCCGATGGTGCAAGGCTCTGCGACGACGTTCACGACCCGTACATCGGGATCCTGTTCGACACCTTCCACTCAAATATTGAAGACAAGCACGCCGGCGACGCCATTCGCGGCTTGGGCCAGCACATCGCCCACGTTCACACGTGCGAGAACGATCGCGGCATCCCGGGTACCGGCAATGTGGAATGGACCGAGGTCTTTGCGGCCTTGCGGGACACCGGTTATGACGACTGGTGCGTCATCGAAAGCTTCGGCTCGCGCGTCCTGGAGATCGCGGCCGCGGCGTGCATCTGGCGCGACCTTGCTCCGTCGGTCGACGCCATCGCGCGCGAGGGCGTGACGTTCCTGCGCGAAGCGGCCGGGCAGGCAATTTCAACCAGCGTGGCCCGCGCCGTCTGA
- a CDS encoding glucose 1-dehydrogenase produces MSSQRLSGKTAIVTGASRGIGRAIASSLASEGARVIVNYTRSASEAEALAAEISGLAVQADVSVVADIRRLFDAAEAAFGPLDILINNAGVASFQPVADSTEEQYDQIFSVNARGTYFCCREAALRLRNGGRIVSISTGATVSSPAGSAIYCSSKAAVEQLTRALAHELGPRSITVNTVSPGFTDTDMLNQFPTLVGIAAGMSPLGRVGQPSDVADVIAWLCTDEARWVTGQNVQAGGGASMV; encoded by the coding sequence ATGTCCTCACAGCGTTTGAGCGGGAAGACCGCGATCGTCACTGGCGCGTCGCGCGGCATCGGGCGCGCCATTGCCTCCAGCCTCGCTTCCGAAGGCGCACGGGTCATCGTCAACTACACCCGCTCCGCCTCGGAAGCCGAAGCTCTTGCAGCCGAAATCAGTGGCCTGGCCGTCCAGGCCGACGTCTCCGTCGTGGCCGATATCCGCCGCCTCTTCGATGCCGCCGAAGCCGCTTTCGGTCCCCTCGACATCCTCATCAACAACGCCGGTGTTGCCAGCTTCCAGCCGGTGGCGGATTCCACAGAGGAACAATACGACCAGATCTTCTCCGTGAATGCCCGAGGCACCTACTTCTGCTGCCGCGAAGCCGCCCTTCGCCTGCGCAACGGCGGCCGCATCGTCTCCATCTCCACGGGAGCCACGGTCTCCAGCCCTGCCGGCAGCGCCATCTACTGCAGCAGCAAAGCCGCTGTCGAACAACTCACCCGGGCCCTCGCCCACGAGCTCGGCCCCCGAAGCATCACCGTTAATACCGTCTCCCCCGGCTTCACCGACACGGACATGTTGAACCAGTTCCCCACTCTGGTGGGCATCGCCGCGGGGATGTCTCCCCTGGGGCGTGTGGGACAGCCCTCCGACGTAGCCGATGTCATCGCCTGGCTGTGTACCGACGAGGCGCGCTGGGTTACCGGGCAGAACGTCCAGGCCGGTGGCGGCGCAAGCATGGTCTGA
- a CDS encoding alpha-L-arabinofuranosidase C-terminal domain-containing protein has translation MFRARHLVLGATALAFSLTYAQSPQARIKIDTDRKVGEVHPYMFGNFAEHLGRCIYGGIYEEGSSLSDASGFRKDVMEATKNLGVSLLRWPGGNFASGYNWKDGIGPKAQRPVRPDHAWGDLDSNRFGTDEFLQYCERLGVTPYICINAGYGTVNEAREWVEYVNESRSTYWADQRRKNGRDKPYGVKIWGLGNEIDGPWQLGHKNAEDYSKFALEAAKAMRRVDSSIQLIASGSSNFGPNSDWIAWNREILQNLRSEIDYISLHTYIGNRENNFERFLATSQDLDERIEVVAGLIQAAQAGQRTPRPIYIAYDEWNVWYRARGNTEFATGSTRLEEIYNYEDALAMGMFFNSFIRRADVVKMANLAQLVNVIAPIFTNKQGLFLQPIYFPIAEYGKQRNNMSLNALVTSPTYTPAPGRKPLGYLDVSVTHNTKENALYVNVLNRSERLDIATRLDNVEGAIQSAVGVWTMNYDDFKATHTFGADKKIVPVTTTYTAKVEKNGFTYTFPKHSLTILKVKLQ, from the coding sequence ATGTTTCGTGCCCGTCATCTGGTTCTCGGCGCTACCGCCCTTGCTTTCTCGCTGACCTATGCCCAAAGCCCCCAGGCGCGCATCAAGATCGATACCGACCGAAAAGTCGGAGAGGTCCATCCTTACATGTTCGGCAACTTCGCCGAACACCTCGGCCGCTGCATCTATGGCGGCATCTACGAGGAAGGCAGCTCGCTTTCGGATGCAAGCGGTTTCAGAAAAGATGTCATGGAGGCTACCAAAAACCTCGGCGTCTCCCTTCTCCGCTGGCCCGGCGGCAACTTCGCCTCCGGCTACAACTGGAAGGACGGCATCGGACCCAAGGCCCAGCGGCCCGTCCGCCCCGACCACGCATGGGGCGACCTCGACTCCAACCGCTTCGGCACCGACGAGTTTCTCCAATACTGCGAGCGCCTCGGCGTCACTCCCTACATCTGCATCAACGCCGGCTACGGCACCGTCAACGAAGCCCGTGAGTGGGTGGAGTACGTCAACGAAAGCCGCAGCACCTACTGGGCCGATCAGCGCCGCAAGAACGGCCGCGACAAGCCCTATGGCGTCAAGATTTGGGGTCTCGGCAACGAAATCGACGGACCCTGGCAGCTCGGCCACAAGAACGCCGAGGACTATTCGAAATTCGCCCTCGAAGCCGCCAAGGCCATGCGCCGCGTCGATTCCTCCATCCAGTTGATCGCCAGCGGCTCCTCCAACTTCGGCCCCAACTCCGACTGGATCGCCTGGAATCGCGAAATCCTCCAGAATCTGCGCAGCGAAATCGACTACATCTCGCTCCACACCTACATCGGCAACCGCGAGAACAACTTCGAGCGCTTCCTCGCCACCTCCCAGGACCTCGACGAACGCATCGAAGTCGTGGCCGGTCTCATCCAGGCCGCCCAGGCCGGACAGCGCACCCCCCGCCCCATCTACATCGCCTACGACGAGTGGAACGTCTGGTATCGCGCCCGCGGCAATACCGAGTTCGCCACTGGCTCCACGCGCCTAGAAGAGATCTACAACTACGAGGACGCCCTCGCCATGGGCATGTTCTTCAACTCGTTCATCCGCCGCGCCGACGTCGTCAAGATGGCCAACCTCGCCCAGCTCGTGAACGTCATCGCCCCCATCTTCACCAACAAGCAGGGCCTATTCCTCCAGCCCATCTACTTCCCCATCGCGGAATACGGCAAGCAGCGCAACAACATGTCGCTCAATGCCCTGGTCACTTCACCCACTTACACGCCCGCACCAGGCCGCAAGCCCCTCGGCTACCTGGACGTCTCCGTCACCCACAACACCAAGGAAAACGCCCTGTACGTCAACGTGCTGAACCGCAGCGAGAGGCTCGACATCGCCACGCGCCTCGACAACGTGGAGGGCGCCATCCAGTCCGCCGTCGGCGTCTGGACCATGAACTACGACGACTTCAAGGCCACTCACACCTTCGGCGCCGACAAGAAAATCGTCCCCGTCACGACCACCTACACCGCCAAGGTTGAGAAGAACGGCTTTACCTACACCTTCCCGAAGCACTCCCTCACCATCCTCAAAGTGAAGCTCCAGTAG
- a CDS encoding bacteriohemerythrin — protein MQAQTKTWFPWKDAYSVRVPEIDAQHKRLVEIINRLQDAMLQGQGKTVIAAVLADLESYTKSHFTFEEQLLARHGYPQFLAHEAQHKGFIARMAQFQADYRSGSITLTVPVMEFLRNWLTQHILQEDRAYSAHLVEALRG, from the coding sequence ATGCAAGCACAGACAAAGACCTGGTTCCCGTGGAAGGATGCTTACTCCGTCCGGGTCCCCGAAATTGATGCGCAACACAAGCGCCTGGTCGAGATCATCAACCGGTTGCAGGATGCCATGCTTCAGGGGCAGGGCAAGACCGTGATCGCGGCGGTTCTCGCCGATCTGGAGAGCTACACCAAGTCCCATTTCACCTTCGAGGAGCAGCTTCTAGCAAGACACGGGTATCCTCAGTTTCTGGCTCACGAAGCCCAACATAAAGGATTCATTGCAAGAATGGCGCAGTTTCAGGCCGACTACCGTTCCGGTTCGATCACTCTGACTGTGCCGGTGATGGAGTTCCTGAGGAACTGGCTCACCCAACACATCCTGCAGGAAGACAGAGCTTACTCCGCCCATTTGGTGGAGGCTCTGCGAGGCTAA
- a CDS encoding capsule assembly Wzi family protein: MRLPPLAIGLYLLTAQCLAQSRGDEKRSLDSAYTQPVETITRNLLRDQKRVWTSPSRIRAKDLAWIAPLAGTTAFLLASDERNMRERFHTNTQGRDRSLRVSNLGLGALAAVPAYLSWYGWKHSDEYAQESAILSARAASASLISAQLINLLTRRETPIESTGAGRFYHSGSVSSSFPSMHAAAAWAIAPVIAERYPGWLTKVGVYGLASAVTLSRLQAREHFPSDLLVGSALGWLVGHSMANPHGSDHGRPAAYAAPSQESSAGSVSVPTDSWIYPALDRLAALGLIPTQTASLRPWTRAECRRQLDEAEEGLELLAGGPDASAARAAAPLLTALRREFAQDEPGVPKVVLEAVSLRAGVIAGPVLNDSYHFGQTWINDFGRPFGRGWSGNAGFRLRAESGRFFAYYRGEYQHAPSAPAYSLAVRQVIATLDSNPLREAESGSVVNRFRVLEAYAGVRLGNFEFSAGKQAMWYGPTYDAPLSFSSNAEPTKNARISMVHPYRLPGFLRVLGEVRGELVMGKLGGHSYTWRPWFNSAKLTFKVTENLELGFTRWSILWGVGHPITLKSFARNVFSFASTGTDYRVGDSADPGDRKAGFDFRYRIPGLRDWVTLYSDSYSDDDPSPLAAPRRAAISPGILLTRVPRLPNLSLRAEATSTAPLSGDYGGTFIYFNNQYHSGNTNYGNLLGSWVGRDGRALQGWATYWFSARSKVEAGYRQTKTGTRFLPGGGTQTAATLKGSYAWSNHLYFDLMLQYERFFVPVLGGPQRNLSGWLQLTWEPGLRLQRK, encoded by the coding sequence TTGCGTCTCCCACCGTTGGCGATTGGTCTCTATCTCCTCACTGCCCAGTGCCTTGCCCAATCGCGCGGCGACGAGAAGCGCTCTCTGGATTCTGCTTACACCCAACCAGTGGAAACGATCACCAGAAACCTGCTGCGTGACCAGAAGCGAGTCTGGACCAGCCCGTCACGCATCCGCGCGAAAGACCTGGCCTGGATCGCTCCTCTCGCGGGAACTACCGCCTTCCTTCTCGCCAGCGACGAACGCAACATGAGGGAGCGGTTTCACACAAATACGCAGGGGCGCGACCGCAGCCTGCGTGTCTCCAACCTTGGGCTCGGTGCCCTGGCGGCGGTCCCGGCCTACCTGTCCTGGTATGGCTGGAAACATTCGGATGAATATGCCCAGGAATCCGCCATATTGAGTGCACGCGCCGCGTCGGCCAGTCTGATTTCGGCCCAGCTGATCAACCTGTTGACGAGGCGAGAGACGCCAATTGAGTCCACCGGGGCGGGTCGTTTCTACCACTCTGGATCCGTGTCATCCAGTTTTCCATCCATGCACGCCGCGGCCGCCTGGGCCATTGCTCCGGTCATTGCCGAACGCTATCCCGGCTGGCTCACGAAAGTCGGCGTTTACGGTCTGGCGAGCGCGGTAACGCTCAGTCGCTTGCAGGCTCGTGAGCACTTCCCCTCAGATCTCCTGGTAGGCAGCGCTTTGGGCTGGCTGGTGGGCCACTCGATGGCAAATCCCCACGGCTCGGACCACGGGCGGCCCGCTGCCTATGCCGCCCCATCGCAGGAGTCCTCTGCCGGTTCCGTGTCGGTTCCCACGGACAGTTGGATCTACCCGGCGCTAGATCGCCTTGCCGCCCTCGGCCTGATCCCCACCCAGACGGCCAGCCTCCGTCCGTGGACCCGCGCCGAATGCCGCCGGCAACTCGACGAAGCCGAGGAGGGATTGGAACTCCTGGCCGGCGGCCCCGACGCCTCCGCGGCGCGTGCAGCGGCGCCCTTGCTCACCGCTCTACGCCGCGAATTCGCGCAGGACGAACCGGGTGTTCCGAAAGTGGTTCTGGAAGCAGTCTCACTCCGTGCTGGCGTCATTGCGGGCCCCGTTCTGAACGATAGTTACCACTTCGGCCAAACTTGGATCAACGACTTCGGGCGCCCCTTCGGCCGTGGTTGGAGCGGCAATGCCGGCTTCCGGCTCCGCGCCGAGTCCGGACGCTTCTTTGCCTACTATCGCGGCGAGTATCAGCACGCGCCATCCGCCCCGGCCTATTCCCTTGCCGTCCGCCAGGTGATTGCGACCCTCGATAGCAATCCGTTGCGCGAGGCTGAGTCTGGCTCAGTAGTGAATCGCTTCCGTGTGCTGGAAGCGTATGCCGGTGTCCGTCTTGGCAACTTCGAGTTCTCTGCGGGCAAACAGGCCATGTGGTACGGGCCGACATACGATGCGCCGCTGTCTTTCAGCAGCAACGCCGAGCCCACCAAAAACGCCAGAATCTCAATGGTTCACCCTTACCGCCTACCGGGATTTCTGCGCGTGCTTGGCGAGGTCCGCGGCGAGTTGGTCATGGGCAAGCTCGGTGGGCACAGCTACACCTGGCGGCCGTGGTTCAACTCCGCCAAGCTCACTTTCAAAGTGACGGAAAACCTGGAACTGGGATTCACACGTTGGTCGATCCTCTGGGGCGTGGGCCACCCCATCACTCTGAAGAGCTTCGCGCGCAACGTCTTCTCCTTCGCCAGTACTGGAACGGACTATCGGGTGGGCGACTCCGCCGATCCTGGCGACAGGAAGGCTGGCTTCGACTTCCGCTACCGTATACCCGGTCTTCGGGATTGGGTCACTCTCTATAGCGACAGTTATAGCGACGACGATCCTTCGCCGCTGGCCGCTCCGCGCCGGGCCGCGATCAGCCCCGGAATCCTGCTGACGCGTGTGCCGCGTCTGCCGAACCTGAGCCTTCGCGCCGAGGCTACATCCACCGCCCCGCTTTCCGGCGACTACGGCGGGACGTTCATCTACTTCAACAATCAGTACCACTCCGGCAACACAAACTACGGAAACCTCCTCGGCAGTTGGGTGGGCCGGGACGGGCGTGCCCTCCAGGGCTGGGCTACTTACTGGTTCTCCGCCCGCAGCAAGGTCGAGGCCGGTTACCGGCAAACGAAGACCGGCACCCGCTTCCTGCCGGGCGGCGGTACCCAGACCGCGGCCACGCTGAAGGGCAGCTACGCGTGGAGCAACCATCTTTACTTTGACTTGATGTTGCAGTATGAACGCTTCTTCGTGCCCGTCCTGGGCGGTCCGCAACGGAACTTGAGCGGATGGCTGCAATTGACGTGGGAGCCGGGTCTCCGGCTCCAGAGGAAATAA